From one Luteolibacter sp. SL250 genomic stretch:
- the ligA gene encoding NAD-dependent DNA ligase LigA: protein MSDQDDLFSPFSPEKRMAQLGAELTRHNLLYYTQAAPEISDAEYDKLFRELEDLEKAHPEFANPDSPTQRVGGEPISGFVQIQHRVPMLSIDDVFELKKEDETTIAEAELISFYNRLRKNLGREDISVTVEPKIDGVAVSLLYENGKLKYAATRGDGTTGDDITHNVRTIRSIPLQLSFQRTTPYSHGLDLEQLLPYLPSHGRGSSERNARSSAEGLAKRLEDDLRSSDGADVPQRLRQEAESILNWGIDSGRLLAPDHLVELTENWRELGGQSEHTVFHIPALSRVVKFTLPPYFGAQGSIAYLRNIGASNELFGDDIWFHGIIRTQKGPAFVISQPYVEGCEPSTEDVEQWFVEKGYHPTGHNRWLHDSGEVEIADAHVGNLIKTADGSLVPIDLQVLRYQSPIVPAPVVPSLFEVRGEIFMPNAAFAAMNAERDEAGLPVFANPRNSTAGTLKQLDPKIAAKRPLRFIAHGLGAYEGPALASEDDFIELLRSLGLPTNDPHLRADNLEELLTQVATIEKARHDFDYGTDGAVIKVLDRSEREKLGTTSRAPRWAAAYKFLPEQKETDINDILIQVGRTGVLTPVADLTPVLISGSTVSRATLHNQDEIDRKDIRIGATVLIEKAGEIIPAVVRVLSHKPDAVPYNLFAAVSGKCPSCGGPIEQEEGFVAWRCVNFQCPAQAVNRISHFASRKALDIDGLGGIVAEALVRHGHASTPLDLFSLTEETLANLNLGTEEAPRRFGEKNAAKVLAALQAARTKPLNRWLFAMGIRHLGESAAKELARLHERLSAIPESPILSELLKDTRATAKKQNAFLSQYNITGDVGPSVSASIISFFQSEAGRHVIERLKDLGIDPVSDNYLPVLDAADLSSLPLAGKTFVITGTLTMDRDDMKALIESKGGKVTGSVSAKTHYVLAGEGGGSKRDKAEKLGVAIISEADLEGMLG from the coding sequence ATGTCTGATCAGGACGATCTTTTTTCCCCATTCTCTCCGGAGAAGCGCATGGCGCAGCTGGGTGCCGAACTCACCCGCCACAACCTCCTTTACTACACCCAGGCCGCCCCGGAGATCTCCGATGCGGAATACGACAAGCTGTTCCGGGAACTGGAGGATCTGGAGAAGGCGCACCCGGAATTCGCCAATCCGGACTCCCCCACCCAGCGCGTCGGTGGCGAGCCGATCTCCGGCTTCGTCCAGATCCAGCACCGTGTGCCGATGCTGAGCATCGATGACGTCTTCGAACTGAAGAAAGAGGACGAAACCACCATCGCGGAGGCCGAACTCATTTCCTTTTACAACCGGCTGCGCAAAAACCTCGGGCGGGAGGACATCTCCGTCACCGTGGAGCCGAAGATCGATGGGGTTGCGGTCTCGCTTCTCTACGAGAACGGAAAACTGAAATACGCGGCCACCCGGGGCGACGGCACCACCGGCGATGACATCACGCACAACGTGCGGACGATCCGCAGCATCCCCCTGCAGCTTTCTTTCCAACGGACCACGCCTTACAGCCACGGTCTTGACCTCGAACAACTGCTGCCTTACCTTCCAAGCCATGGACGCGGAAGCTCGGAAAGAAATGCGCGAAGCTCGGCTGAAGGCTTGGCAAAGCGGCTTGAAGATGACCTCCGATCAAGTGATGGAGCGGATGTTCCGCAACGGCTCCGACAGGAAGCCGAATCCATTCTTAACTGGGGAATTGATTCTGGAAGGCTCCTCGCGCCAGACCACCTGGTTGAACTCACCGAAAACTGGCGGGAACTAGGTGGTCAGTCCGAGCACACTGTTTTTCATATACCGGCGCTGAGCCGCGTGGTGAAATTCACTCTGCCGCCATATTTTGGCGCGCAAGGTAGCATCGCCTACCTAAGGAATATCGGTGCTTCGAATGAACTTTTCGGTGATGATATCTGGTTTCACGGAATCATCCGAACCCAGAAAGGACCCGCCTTTGTCATTTCCCAACCGTACGTTGAGGGATGTGAGCCTTCGACGGAAGACGTGGAACAATGGTTCGTCGAGAAAGGTTATCATCCTACCGGCCACAACCGATGGCTGCACGACTCCGGGGAAGTGGAAATCGCCGATGCCCATGTCGGCAATCTGATCAAAACCGCGGACGGCAGCTTGGTTCCCATCGACCTACAGGTTCTTCGCTATCAATCGCCCATCGTCCCCGCTCCTGTTGTCCCTTCTCTATTTGAGGTCCGCGGTGAGATCTTCATGCCGAACGCCGCATTCGCCGCGATGAACGCGGAACGGGACGAGGCAGGGCTTCCGGTGTTTGCGAACCCGCGCAACTCCACCGCAGGCACGCTGAAGCAACTGGACCCGAAGATCGCGGCGAAGCGTCCGCTGCGGTTCATCGCCCACGGGTTGGGTGCCTATGAAGGCCCGGCATTGGCGAGCGAGGATGACTTCATCGAGTTGCTCCGATCGCTCGGCCTGCCGACCAACGATCCGCACCTGCGTGCGGACAATCTCGAAGAGTTGCTCACACAGGTCGCCACCATCGAGAAGGCGCGCCATGATTTCGACTACGGGACGGATGGCGCGGTCATCAAGGTGCTGGACCGCTCCGAGCGTGAAAAACTCGGCACTACTTCCCGCGCCCCGCGCTGGGCGGCGGCCTACAAGTTCCTGCCGGAGCAGAAGGAGACGGACATCAACGACATCCTCATCCAGGTGGGGCGCACCGGCGTCCTGACCCCGGTGGCGGATCTCACGCCGGTTCTCATTTCCGGCTCCACGGTTTCCCGTGCCACCCTCCACAACCAGGACGAGATCGACCGCAAGGACATCCGAATCGGGGCGACGGTGCTGATCGAGAAAGCCGGTGAGATCATCCCGGCGGTGGTCCGTGTGCTGTCGCACAAACCGGATGCCGTTCCCTACAATCTCTTCGCCGCCGTTTCCGGGAAATGCCCGTCCTGCGGCGGTCCCATCGAGCAGGAGGAAGGCTTCGTCGCCTGGCGCTGCGTCAACTTCCAGTGCCCGGCACAGGCGGTCAACCGCATCTCCCATTTCGCCTCACGCAAGGCCCTCGATATCGATGGACTCGGCGGCATCGTTGCGGAGGCGCTGGTCCGCCACGGCCATGCCAGCACGCCGCTGGACCTGTTCAGCCTGACGGAAGAAACGCTGGCCAACCTCAACCTGGGAACGGAGGAAGCGCCCCGACGATTCGGTGAAAAGAACGCCGCGAAGGTGCTGGCAGCCCTCCAAGCAGCGCGCACCAAGCCGCTCAACCGCTGGCTGTTCGCCATGGGCATCCGCCATCTCGGTGAATCCGCCGCGAAGGAGTTGGCACGCCTTCATGAAAGGCTCAGCGCCATCCCGGAGTCCCCTATCCTCTCGGAACTCCTGAAGGACACCCGCGCGACAGCAAAGAAGCAGAACGCCTTCCTTTCCCAATACAACATCACCGGGGATGTGGGGCCGAGTGTTTCCGCATCGATCATTTCCTTTTTCCAGTCGGAGGCGGGTCGCCATGTCATCGAACGGTTGAAGGATCTGGGGATCGATCCGGTTTCCGACAACTACCTCCCTGTCCTGGATGCGGCGGATCTTTCCTCCCTCCCGCTGGCCGGAAAGACGTTCGTCATCACCGGGACGCTCACCATGGACCGCGACGACATGAAGGCGCTGATCGAGTCCAAGGGCGGGAAGGTCACCGGCTCCGTCTCCGCGAAGACCCACTACGTGCTGGCGGGCGAAGGCGGCGGATCGAAGCGGGACAAGGCGGAAAAGCTGGGGGTGGCCATCATTTCGGAAGCGGATCTGGAAGGCATGCTCGGCTGA